One Nonomuraea angiospora DNA segment encodes these proteins:
- a CDS encoding carbon-nitrogen hydrolase family protein, with the protein MKILLVQPPHWSPDGHANFDAIEQLVTARSGDVLLLPELAGADLPRAEYLARVRDLAKATGMAVVGGSHYDGPVNRGAVFDAGGELLAEYDKVHPYDVERRSGVVPGLPSAGFELHGRRMHVLLCADLWYSASLAGRDGLDAVLVPAFSITRWDGPAPARELWQHMTVARAYEFMTYVAVSDWHHETTYHGHPCAGVAGVANPCPRTRAGFFTGTGDDPVSAHDLDFDRLDAFRRDRADRGFR; encoded by the coding sequence GTGAAGATCCTCCTGGTTCAGCCCCCTCACTGGTCTCCCGACGGCCACGCCAACTTCGACGCGATCGAGCAGCTCGTCACCGCGCGCTCGGGAGACGTGCTGCTCCTGCCCGAGCTGGCGGGCGCCGACCTGCCCCGTGCCGAATACCTGGCCAGGGTGCGCGACCTGGCCAAGGCCACGGGGATGGCGGTCGTCGGCGGGTCGCACTACGACGGACCGGTCAACCGGGGCGCCGTGTTCGACGCCGGGGGCGAGTTGCTGGCCGAGTACGACAAGGTCCATCCCTACGACGTCGAACGGCGCTCGGGCGTGGTCCCCGGCCTCCCGAGCGCGGGCTTCGAGTTACACGGCCGCCGCATGCACGTCCTGCTCTGCGCCGACCTCTGGTATTCGGCCAGCCTGGCCGGGCGCGACGGCCTCGACGCGGTGCTGGTGCCGGCCTTCTCGATCACCCGCTGGGACGGCCCCGCCCCGGCGCGCGAGCTGTGGCAGCACATGACCGTGGCTCGGGCGTACGAGTTCATGACGTACGTGGCGGTCAGCGACTGGCACCACGAGACCACCTACCACGGGCATCCCTGCGCGGGCGTCGCCGGGGTCGCCAACCCCTGCCCGCGCACCCGCGCCGGCTTCTTCACCGGCACGGGCGACGACCCGGTCTCGGCCCACGACCTGGACTTCGACCGCCTGGACGCCTTCCGCCGCGACCGCGCGGACCGTGGCTTCCGTTAG
- a CDS encoding sensor domain-containing protein, whose translation MTTLQRRLAADTRYTLLGLPLSVASFGVTVVGVSAGLGGAVAFVGLPVLAATAAASRHLADLERVALPGVLGHPVARPPYTSAPEGAGWLRRMMNPLASGQAWMDLLHGIIAFPFALASFVLTATWWLGAVAGLTFPVYGWAVARIPGVGDGLPEWLAFYGDPTAFVIVNTVAGALFALTLVPVARMAALLKAGIAQTMLTRAAYPRPAATQEQAWIAGR comes from the coding sequence ATGACAACCCTCCAGCGCAGACTCGCCGCCGACACCCGCTACACGCTGCTCGGGCTCCCCCTGTCCGTGGCCTCCTTCGGCGTCACCGTCGTCGGCGTCTCGGCGGGCCTGGGCGGCGCCGTCGCCTTCGTCGGCCTGCCGGTGCTCGCCGCGACCGCCGCCGCCTCCCGGCACCTGGCCGACCTCGAACGCGTCGCGCTCCCCGGCGTGCTCGGCCACCCCGTCGCCCGCCCGCCGTACACGTCCGCCCCCGAGGGCGCCGGCTGGTTACGCCGCATGATGAACCCCCTGGCGAGCGGGCAGGCGTGGATGGACCTGCTGCACGGGATCATCGCGTTCCCGTTCGCGCTGGCCTCCTTCGTGCTCACCGCCACGTGGTGGCTCGGGGCCGTCGCCGGCCTGACCTTCCCCGTCTACGGCTGGGCCGTGGCCCGGATCCCGGGCGTCGGCGACGGGCTGCCGGAGTGGCTCGCGTTCTACGGCGACCCCACGGCGTTCGTGATCGTCAACACCGTGGCGGGCGCCCTGTTCGCCCTGACCCTGGTGCCGGTGGCCCGGATGGCCGCCCTGCTCAAGGCGGGCATCGCGCAGACCATGCTCACCCGGGCCGCCTACCCGCGGCCCGCCGCCACCCAGGAGCAGGCGTGGATCGCCGGCCGGTGA
- a CDS encoding winged helix-turn-helix transcriptional regulator, translating into MPRECSIANALTVVGERWSLLAMREVLLGVRRFDQIARNTGASRDILTTRLRKLEEVGLLERELYESHPPRYEYVLTEAGRALHSVLLSLMDWGDRYVTKGEPPTVWRHSCGEPLEPLMVCAHCREPVHTEDMSVIRVHQPQ; encoded by the coding sequence ATGCCCAGGGAATGCTCGATCGCCAACGCGCTGACGGTCGTCGGCGAGCGCTGGAGCCTGCTGGCCATGCGGGAGGTCCTGCTGGGCGTGCGCCGCTTCGACCAGATCGCCCGCAACACCGGCGCCAGCCGCGACATCCTCACCACCAGGCTGCGCAAGCTGGAGGAGGTCGGGCTGCTGGAGCGCGAGCTGTACGAGTCGCACCCGCCGCGCTACGAGTACGTGCTGACCGAGGCGGGGCGGGCGCTGCACTCGGTGCTGCTGTCGCTCATGGACTGGGGCGACCGGTACGTCACGAAGGGCGAGCCGCCGACGGTGTGGCGGCACAGCTGCGGCGAGCCGCTGGAGCCGCTCATGGTGTGCGCGCACTGCCGCGAGCCCGTCCACACCGAGGACATGTCCGTTATACGCGTACACCAGCCGCAGTAG
- a CDS encoding ABC transporter ATP-binding protein, whose protein sequence is MTPLLEIRDLSVAFRTRRQDVTVVKGVSMEVLPGQTVAVVGESGSGKSTTAAAVNRLLPDNGRVTGGRILFDGRDLTALSGREMRAIRGAGIGLVPQDPMSNLNPLMRVGDQIAEALEVHGVATGKAARSRVLELLDLVGIPDPARRIGQYPHEFSGGMRQRALIAMGLACRPKLLIADEPTSALDVTVQRRILDQLEQLTAEMGTAVLLITHDLALAAERADVVAVMHDGRIVETGRAAEILAEPAHEYTRRLLNAVPSLSSVRVAQPSQESEDLVVVEGLRKVFPIRGTGEELTAVDEVSFRIPKGRTVSIVGESGSGKSTTANLLLGLDDLTSGSIRFDGTDLAALGRRELFAFRRRVQPVFQNPYASLDPRYPVGKSIAEPLRVHRVGTAAERRKAAAELLEKVSLPASMADRLPHELSGGQRQRVAIARALALSPELVVLDEAVSALDVLAQAQILELLAGLQRELGLSYLFISHDLAVVRMISHEVHVMRGGRIVESGTAEDVFDRPAADYTRELLAAIPGNR, encoded by the coding sequence ATGACCCCCCTCCTGGAGATCCGTGACCTCTCGGTCGCCTTCCGCACCCGCAGGCAGGACGTCACCGTCGTCAAGGGCGTCTCGATGGAGGTCCTGCCCGGCCAGACCGTCGCGGTGGTCGGCGAGTCGGGCTCCGGCAAGTCCACCACGGCCGCCGCCGTCAACCGGCTGCTGCCGGACAACGGCCGCGTCACCGGCGGCCGGATCCTGTTCGACGGCCGCGACCTGACCGCGCTCTCCGGGCGCGAGATGCGGGCGATCCGCGGCGCGGGCATCGGCCTGGTCCCCCAGGACCCCATGTCGAACCTCAACCCGCTCATGCGCGTCGGCGACCAGATCGCCGAGGCGCTCGAGGTCCACGGCGTGGCCACCGGCAAGGCGGCCCGGTCCCGCGTGCTCGAACTCCTGGACCTCGTCGGCATCCCCGACCCGGCCCGCCGGATCGGGCAGTACCCGCACGAGTTCTCCGGCGGCATGCGCCAGCGCGCCCTGATCGCCATGGGGCTGGCCTGCCGGCCGAAGCTGCTCATCGCCGACGAGCCAACCTCCGCGCTGGACGTGACCGTGCAGCGGCGCATCCTCGACCAGCTCGAACAGCTCACCGCCGAGATGGGCACGGCCGTCCTGCTCATCACGCACGACCTGGCGCTGGCGGCGGAGCGGGCCGACGTGGTGGCCGTCATGCACGACGGCCGGATCGTCGAGACCGGGCGGGCGGCGGAGATCCTCGCCGAGCCCGCGCACGAGTACACCAGGCGGCTGCTGAACGCCGTGCCGAGCCTGTCGTCGGTGCGCGTCGCGCAACCGTCTCAGGAGAGCGAGGACCTGGTGGTGGTCGAGGGCCTGCGCAAGGTGTTCCCGATCAGGGGCACGGGCGAGGAGCTGACCGCGGTGGACGAGGTGTCCTTCCGGATCCCGAAGGGCCGTACCGTGTCGATCGTGGGCGAGTCGGGCTCGGGCAAGTCGACCACCGCCAACCTGCTGCTCGGCCTCGACGACCTCACCTCCGGCAGCATCCGCTTCGACGGCACCGACCTGGCCGCGCTCGGCAGGCGGGAGCTGTTCGCCTTCCGGCGGCGGGTCCAGCCGGTGTTCCAGAACCCGTACGCCTCGCTCGACCCCCGCTACCCGGTCGGGAAGTCGATCGCCGAGCCCCTGCGGGTGCACCGCGTCGGCACCGCGGCCGAGCGCCGCAAGGCCGCCGCCGAGCTGCTGGAGAAGGTGTCGCTGCCCGCGTCCATGGCCGACCGGCTGCCGCACGAGCTGTCCGGCGGCCAGCGCCAGCGGGTGGCCATCGCCCGGGCGCTGGCGCTCTCGCCCGAGCTGGTCGTGCTGGACGAGGCCGTCTCGGCGCTCGACGTGCTGGCGCAGGCGCAGATCCTGGAGCTGCTCGCCGGGCTGCAGCGCGAGCTCGGGCTGAGCTACCTGTTCATCAGCCACGACCTGGCCGTCGTACGGATGATCTCGCACGAGGTGCACGTCATGCGCGGCGGGCGGATCGTGGAGAGCGGCACCGCCGAGGACGTCTTCGACCGCCCGGCCGCGGACTACACCCGCGAGCTGCTCGCGGCGATCCCCGGCAACAGGTAG